One segment of Tepidimicrobium xylanilyticum DNA contains the following:
- the amrS gene encoding AmmeMemoRadiSam system radical SAM enzyme, whose amino-acid sequence MECMYYEKMEGCRVRCLLCPHKCVIEDGNIGICRVRKNENGSLISLNYRKITSYAYDPIEKKPLYHFYPGSNILSIGSFGCNLACDYCQNWEIAHEESLSMAIEDEDVILLGKSRGSIGIAYTYNEPTISFEYVYHMAKLARRNGLKNVLVTNGYINEEPLKQLLPHIDAMNIDLKSIKDDFYKKVCRGKLEPVLNTIQLAASKTHVEITNLIVEGLNSSDEEIEELAQWIKSIDKSIPIHLTKYFPAYKMKLPETTYDALIRAKEIARKHLDYVYIGNVWGIDNNTYCPNCHNLIVGRYDKGELRGLEDGKCLKCGNRINIIY is encoded by the coding sequence ATGGAGTGTATGTATTATGAAAAGATGGAAGGCTGTAGGGTAAGGTGCCTATTGTGTCCGCATAAATGCGTTATTGAAGATGGCAATATTGGAATATGCCGAGTTAGGAAAAATGAGAATGGAAGCCTTATTTCCTTAAACTATAGAAAGATTACTTCATATGCTTATGACCCTATAGAGAAAAAACCTTTGTACCATTTCTATCCTGGTTCAAATATACTATCCATTGGAAGCTTTGGATGTAATTTAGCCTGCGATTACTGCCAAAACTGGGAAATAGCACATGAAGAATCTCTCAGTATGGCAATAGAAGATGAAGATGTAATTCTATTAGGCAAATCTAGAGGGTCCATCGGAATTGCTTATACTTACAACGAGCCTACTATATCCTTTGAATATGTATATCATATGGCTAAGCTGGCAAGAAGAAATGGGTTAAAGAATGTATTGGTAACAAACGGGTATATAAACGAAGAACCTTTAAAACAGCTACTACCCCATATAGATGCCATGAATATTGATTTAAAATCCATTAAGGATGACTTCTACAAAAAGGTTTGTAGAGGGAAGTTGGAACCTGTACTCAACACCATCCAGCTGGCAGCTAGTAAAACCCATGTGGAGATTACCAATCTAATAGTAGAAGGATTAAATAGTTCCGATGAAGAAATTGAGGAATTGGCTCAATGGATTAAGAGCATAGACAAATCAATACCCATCCATTTGACAAAATACTTTCCAGCCTATAAGATGAAGCTTCCTGAAACTACCTATGATGCTTTAATTAGGGCAAAGGAAATAGCTAGAAAGCATTTGGACTATGTATATATAGGGAATGTTTGGGGGATTGACAATAACACCTACTGTCCTAACTGCCATAATCTTATTGTAGGTAGATATGATAAGGGAGAACTAAGGGGTCTAGAGGATGGGAAATGTCTAAAATGTGGTAATAGGATAAATATCATATATTAA
- a CDS encoding DUF362 domain-containing protein, translating to MAYKITDACIACGACAAECPTEAISEGDIYVIDPEKCIDCGSCANVCPVDAPQPE from the coding sequence TTGGCATATAAAATTACTGATGCATGTATTGCATGCGGAGCTTGTGCGGCTGAATGCCCTACTGAAGCAATAAGTGAAGGAGATATTTATGTAATCGATCCAGAGAAATGTATTGACTGTGGTTCTTGTGCTAATGTATGTCCAGTAGATGCACCTCAACCAGAATAA
- a CDS encoding AbrB/MazE/SpoVT family DNA-binding domain-containing protein, translating into MKSTGIVRKVDELGRVVIPIELRRHLDIDVKDALEIFVEGEQIILKKYAPACIFCGQAKDVISFKGKNICPACMDELKK; encoded by the coding sequence ATGAAGTCAACGGGGATAGTAAGAAAAGTGGATGAATTAGGTAGAGTTGTAATACCTATTGAATTAAGGAGACATCTAGATATTGATGTCAAAGATGCCTTGGAAATATTCGTTGAAGGAGAGCAAATTATATTAAAAAAATACGCTCCTGCATGTATCTTCTGCGGACAAGCTAAAGATGTTATATCCTTTAAAGGAAAGAATATCTGTCCAGCTTGTATGGACGAGCTAAAAAAATAA
- the holB gene encoding DNA polymerase III subunit delta', whose amino-acid sequence MDFNEIIGHDRIIENLKNAIKEEHLSHCYLFEGENSIGKKKVALAFAKTLLCKGEGLEPCNRCRSCLKFNSWNHPDLMFIKPENGLIKKKVIDDLIKDLSKAPFESKRRIIIIDDSHEIGIEGQNALLKTLEEPPSYINIILITSNSNNLIPTILSRCEIVKFSPVESHKIIDLLTKKYGKSLEEANFIANFTKGSIGKSIEICESDSFFEKRDEIIEIIVNILTGDKVRIFNSMDFFLENKDNYQELLDIILYWFRDLIIYKQTRDLNLILNRDKLPTLSKAPDLKLDRINDIIDSIIETKQNIDRNVNYQLAIEIMLLRIQEGLNI is encoded by the coding sequence ATGGATTTTAACGAAATCATTGGTCATGATAGGATTATAGAAAACTTAAAGAATGCCATAAAAGAAGAGCATCTATCCCATTGTTATCTATTTGAAGGAGAAAATTCAATAGGGAAGAAAAAGGTGGCCTTAGCCTTTGCGAAGACTCTATTATGCAAGGGAGAAGGCCTTGAACCTTGCAATAGATGTAGATCTTGTTTGAAATTCAATAGCTGGAATCATCCCGATTTAATGTTTATTAAACCGGAGAATGGGTTAATTAAGAAAAAGGTCATCGATGATTTAATAAAGGATCTAAGTAAGGCCCCTTTTGAAAGTAAAAGAAGGATTATTATCATTGATGATAGCCATGAAATAGGGATAGAGGGGCAAAATGCCCTTCTTAAAACCTTGGAAGAGCCGCCATCCTATATCAATATAATACTGATAACTTCTAACAGTAATAACCTTATACCTACAATATTATCCCGTTGTGAAATAGTTAAATTTTCCCCTGTTGAAAGTCATAAGATAATAGACTTACTCACAAAGAAATATGGCAAAAGCTTGGAAGAAGCAAACTTTATTGCAAATTTTACTAAGGGAAGTATAGGAAAATCCATAGAAATTTGTGAATCGGATTCTTTTTTTGAAAAAAGGGATGAAATAATTGAAATTATCGTCAACATATTAACAGGGGATAAGGTTAGAATATTTAACTCTATGGATTTCTTTCTAGAAAACAAGGATAATTATCAGGAATTGTTAGACATAATTCTTTATTGGTTTAGGGATTTAATAATATATAAGCAAACGAGAGATTTAAATCTCATATTGAACAGGGACAAACTTCCAACATTATCAAAGGCACCTGATTTAAAATTAGATAGAATTAATGATATAATAGATAGTATAATAGAAACTAAACAGAATATTGATAGGAATGTAAATTATCAACTTGCTATAGAAATAATGCTTTTAAGGATTCAGGAGGGTTTAAATATATGA
- a CDS encoding aminotransferase class I/II-fold pyridoxal phosphate-dependent enzyme produces the protein MKTPILDKLIKLMDKKLVSFHMPGHKGRNTIINWGELVPQIDVTELPGLDNLHDSRGVIKESLTLAAKTFGAKETLYSVNGTTGGIYIALAAITNPGDKVLIQRNSHKSIYNGAILNRLDIDYVYPHYNEKYGLFTGINPESIEEKLRANSDIKVVVITYPNYYGICSHIKRIADIVHKYDRILLVDEAHGSHFIFSEKLPLPALKAGADLSVQSIHKTLPSFTQTSMVHVGSNRVNIEKLKSMSSLYQTTSPSYLFMASLEIARAYMEGEGRERLEKNILLIDELICKLKDMKGVYLFTGDEEDKTIFDKDITKILFRMGNVPGPKISQILRKDYNIYLEMEDDRYCLALASVMNEERDFHLLGDAIMEIADNIMSQEGYIERVPIMPKPEIVLPLYEAFYRSKRAADLKDAAGKISGTFLIPYPPGIPVLCPGERITIGIIEYIEFLIEKGIEIIGLIGYNKEKIEVID, from the coding sequence GTGAAAACGCCTATTTTAGATAAACTGATCAAATTAATGGATAAAAAATTGGTTTCTTTCCATATGCCAGGACATAAAGGGAGGAACACCATAATAAATTGGGGGGAATTAGTTCCTCAAATTGATGTAACTGAATTGCCAGGGTTGGACAACCTTCATGACTCTAGGGGGGTTATTAAAGAAAGTTTAACATTAGCAGCTAAAACCTTTGGAGCTAAGGAAACTTTGTATTCTGTAAATGGAACTACAGGAGGTATCTATATTGCTTTGGCTGCTATTACTAACCCGGGGGACAAGGTATTAATTCAAAGGAATTCCCATAAATCCATATATAATGGAGCCATATTAAATAGACTGGATATAGATTATGTTTATCCTCATTATAATGAAAAATATGGATTATTCACAGGAATTAATCCTGAATCCATAGAGGAAAAGCTTAGAGCCAATTCTGATATAAAAGTGGTAGTAATAACCTATCCAAATTATTATGGAATCTGTTCCCATATAAAAAGGATTGCAGATATAGTTCACAAATATGATAGGATATTATTAGTAGATGAAGCACATGGTAGCCATTTCATCTTTTCAGAGAAATTGCCACTTCCCGCTTTAAAAGCAGGGGCAGATTTATCGGTACAGAGCATACATAAAACTTTACCTAGTTTTACCCAAACTTCCATGGTTCATGTAGGTTCCAACAGGGTAAATATAGAAAAATTAAAATCTATGTCTTCTCTCTATCAAACAACAAGTCCATCCTATTTATTTATGGCATCTCTGGAAATTGCCAGGGCCTATATGGAAGGAGAAGGAAGGGAAAGATTGGAGAAAAATATTCTGTTAATAGATGAACTCATCTGTAAACTTAAAGATATGAAAGGAGTTTATCTGTTTACAGGGGATGAAGAAGATAAAACCATATTTGATAAGGATATTACCAAAATACTGTTTAGAATGGGGAATGTACCGGGACCAAAGATAAGCCAAATTCTAAGAAAGGACTATAATATCTATTTGGAAATGGAAGATGATCGCTATTGTTTGGCTTTAGCCAGTGTTATGAATGAAGAAAGGGACTTTCATCTATTAGGGGATGCCATAATGGAAATAGCTGATAACATAATGTCTCAAGAGGGATATATTGAAAGGGTCCCAATTATGCCCAAACCTGAAATAGTGCTGCCCCTATATGAGGCTTTTTATAGGTCAAAAAGGGCTGCAGATTTAAAGGATGCTGCCGGTAAAATATCCGGTACCTTCTTAATTCCATATCCTCCAGGCATACCAGTATTATGTCCTGGAGAAAGGATCACCATAGGAATAATAGAGTATATAGAATTTTTAATTGAGAAAGGAATAGAAATAATTGGACTAATAGGCTATAATAAAGAAAAAATAGAAGTAATAGATTAA
- a CDS encoding cyclic-di-AMP receptor, which translates to MKLVIAIVQDENAPKLIKSLTAKEYRTTKLSSTGGFLKSGNTTLLIGVEDDKMDEVVDIIKAECKYKKIDNGKEEVDVCGANIFILDAEDYRKI; encoded by the coding sequence GTGAAATTAGTAATTGCTATAGTACAGGACGAAAATGCACCAAAGTTAATAAAGAGTCTAACAGCTAAAGAATATAGAACTACTAAATTATCTTCTACAGGTGGGTTTTTAAAATCTGGGAATACTACCCTTTTAATAGGGGTTGAAGACGATAAAATGGATGAAGTTGTAGATATTATAAAAGCAGAATGTAAGTACAAAAAGATTGACAATGGAAAAGAAGAAGTAGATGTATGCGGTGCTAATATATTCATATTAGATGCAGAAGATTATCGAAAGATATAA
- the tmk gene encoding dTMP kinase has product MLKGIFISLEGPDGSGKSTTIKLIADYLKERNLDFICTREPGGTQIGERIRDIILDSSNKNMAFETEALLYAASRGQHVHEKILPALKKGQIVLCERFILSSLAYQGIGRGLGIEEVRIINDFAIKGIRPDLTLFFHVDPATTLERKTLKKGGDRLEQEGTDFHRKVYQGYMELIKMYPKSVQIIDATKSIEEVFAQSIYYIEKIFERRNNI; this is encoded by the coding sequence ATGTTGAAGGGAATATTTATATCTTTAGAAGGACCAGATGGATCCGGGAAAAGCACGACAATAAAATTAATAGCTGATTACCTAAAGGAGAGAAATCTGGATTTTATATGTACTAGAGAACCTGGAGGTACCCAAATAGGAGAAAGAATAAGGGATATAATATTGGACTCTAGTAATAAGAATATGGCTTTTGAAACAGAGGCCCTCCTTTATGCAGCATCAAGAGGGCAGCATGTTCATGAAAAAATACTGCCAGCCTTAAAGAAGGGGCAGATTGTTCTATGTGAAAGGTTTATACTGTCTAGCTTAGCTTATCAAGGGATAGGAAGAGGATTAGGCATAGAGGAAGTAAGGATCATAAACGATTTTGCTATTAAAGGAATTAGACCAGATTTAACCTTGTTTTTCCATGTAGATCCTGCAACTACTTTAGAGAGAAAGACGTTAAAAAAAGGAGGAGATAGATTAGAGCAGGAGGGAACGGATTTTCATAGGAAGGTTTACCAAGGATATATGGAACTAATAAAAATGTATCCCAAAAGCGTTCAGATAATAGATGCCACCAAGTCTATAGAGGAAGTATTTGCCCAAAGCATATATTATATAGAAAAGATTTTTGAAAGGAGGAATAATATATGA
- a CDS encoding ATP-binding protein: protein MKVVGITTQQEVFVGSKERNFRINEFLIIVDPYQGDLIGEVVEAQTYNKYMPLNLQGELADSSVIDSLKTIGYNIEEDTIYIGRIRLLNEALYPVESGSDVRVPSFEEVKDLMIKSSPDEGLVLGIIKNTDQMAEGMDEEYKNLLYTFEEGKLKVQKDIPYIFDIKSMHQYPHIGVFGGSGSGKSFGLRVILEELMELNIPTIVLDPHFEMDFSEVGPYIPKEKRKDYREKFKCLQIGYHVGVRFEDLSRQDIKNLLGASSPLTDAMSNVVDILFRGRESYNSFYNKLKMLAEAQEEGSLDRIQRRIDESSSDLEREGWQKRKELFINYDKICPYSSVRGIIWRLTRLENEGIFSKDIKPIEEGLQMGKLIVVQGSTRILQVFSTYLLNNLYYKRRDYKDALYKNTTAEYFPPFIVVTDEAHNFAPKGYEPPSKSILKEISQEGRKYGTFLILATQRPTLLDETITAQLNTKFIFRTVRASDIQTIKEETDITAEEAKRLPYLRTGDVFISEASLGRTIFARIRAANTTSPHRENPFDELRDKVIEDDKKFLEIIEDKLPINGDDFINVVKEIEKETGKTYPITVFEEKLEGLVDKGLLKKKQTPFFNIFTK, encoded by the coding sequence ATGAAGGTAGTGGGTATTACAACCCAACAGGAAGTATTCGTTGGCTCTAAGGAAAGAAACTTTAGGATAAACGAGTTTTTGATAATAGTAGACCCTTACCAAGGGGATTTAATTGGCGAGGTGGTGGAAGCTCAAACCTATAATAAGTACATGCCTTTAAATCTTCAAGGGGAATTGGCAGATAGTTCCGTTATAGATTCTTTAAAGACAATAGGTTATAATATCGAGGAAGATACCATATATATAGGCAGAATAAGGCTTTTAAACGAAGCCCTATATCCAGTAGAATCTGGTTCTGACGTGAGGGTACCTTCCTTTGAAGAGGTGAAGGATTTGATGATTAAATCTTCGCCAGATGAAGGTTTGGTACTTGGGATAATTAAGAATACAGATCAAATGGCTGAAGGTATGGATGAAGAATACAAGAACCTTCTATATACCTTTGAAGAAGGGAAGCTAAAGGTACAAAAAGACATACCCTATATATTTGATATAAAATCCATGCACCAATATCCTCATATTGGGGTATTTGGAGGTTCCGGTTCGGGAAAATCCTTTGGTCTTAGGGTGATTTTAGAGGAACTTATGGAATTAAATATACCTACCATAGTATTGGATCCCCATTTTGAAATGGATTTCAGTGAAGTAGGTCCCTATATTCCTAAGGAAAAGAGGAAAGATTATAGGGAAAAGTTTAAATGCCTTCAGATAGGATACCATGTAGGAGTTCGCTTTGAGGATTTGTCCCGACAGGATATTAAGAACCTTTTGGGGGCTTCCAGTCCCTTAACGGATGCCATGAGCAATGTAGTGGATATATTATTTAGGGGAAGGGAATCTTATAACAGCTTTTATAATAAACTAAAAATGCTGGCAGAAGCTCAGGAAGAAGGCTCTTTAGATAGGATACAAAGGAGAATCGATGAAAGCTCAAGCGATTTGGAGAGGGAAGGTTGGCAGAAGAGGAAGGAACTATTTATAAATTATGACAAGATCTGCCCCTATAGCTCTGTTAGAGGCATTATTTGGAGGTTAACTAGACTTGAAAATGAGGGGATATTTAGCAAGGATATTAAGCCTATAGAAGAAGGTCTACAAATGGGTAAATTGATAGTAGTACAGGGAAGCACTAGAATACTTCAGGTATTTAGCACCTATCTATTGAATAACCTATATTATAAGAGAAGGGATTACAAGGATGCTTTGTATAAGAATACAACTGCAGAATATTTTCCTCCCTTTATAGTGGTTACCGATGAAGCTCATAATTTTGCTCCTAAAGGATATGAACCTCCTTCCAAATCTATTTTAAAGGAAATATCCCAAGAGGGTAGGAAATATGGGACCTTCTTAATACTGGCAACCCAAAGGCCTACTCTATTAGATGAAACCATAACAGCTCAATTGAATACTAAATTCATATTTAGAACCGTAAGGGCTTCCGATATTCAGACTATTAAGGAGGAAACGGATATAACAGCAGAGGAAGCTAAGAGGCTTCCCTATTTAAGAACAGGAGATGTGTTCATATCAGAAGCTTCTTTAGGAAGAACCATATTTGCAAGAATCAGAGCTGCCAACACAACTAGTCCTCATAGGGAGAATCCTTTCGACGAATTAAGGGATAAGGTCATAGAAGATGATAAAAAATTTTTGGAGATAATTGAAGATAAATTGCCCATCAATGGCGACGATTTCATAAATGTAGTTAAGGAGATTGAAAAGGAAACGGGGAAGACCTATCCCATTACAGTATTTGAAGAGAAACTAGAGGGCTTGGTAGACAAAGGATTATTAAAGAAAAAACAGACTCCTTTTTTCAACATCTTCACCAAATAA
- a CDS encoding cyclic-di-AMP receptor: MKLIIAIVQDQDASGLIDDLTEKKYGVTKLASTGGFLKSGNTTLLIGVEDDKVDEVIKIIEDNCKTREITTSLLTVNMPGDTYIPYPIDVKVGGATLFILDVEQYKKI, translated from the coding sequence ATGAAGCTTATAATAGCCATCGTTCAAGATCAAGATGCTTCAGGTCTAATAGATGACTTGACTGAAAAGAAGTATGGTGTTACAAAACTTGCATCTACAGGTGGGTTTTTAAAATCTGGGAATACCACCCTTTTAATAGGAGTTGAGGATGATAAGGTAGACGAAGTGATAAAAATAATAGAAGATAATTGTAAGACTAGAGAGATCACTACATCTTTATTGACGGTGAATATGCCAGGGGACACCTATATACCCTATCCTATAGATGTAAAAGTAGGAGGTGCTACTCTATTTATATTGGATGTGGAACAATATAAAAAGATTTAA
- a CDS encoding DNA double-strand break repair nuclease NurA, whose translation MYNINEELKDKIISLNKLLLEKYKEIFTLDANTLREFIRREVGEIKKVDKLSQEELKNYNKKGGILGVDGSNNRVGGAYPHFVEIYQGLAKSTIYGSKPIYKTDFYSPLCPGNGYENGLENPLEEDQSIRSKKLSAIEVEVAIEGVKKLKPYAVIMDGSLIRYDIECHAKWQELKRECEENNIILIGVIKDIKTYIIGDLLVKNNLLSTKELFYDRELLYGLLEYGEAIEIQSDVAKKTKEGFASLFMRSSLAPSVIGMDILYSQRQHLEEMARLILTLTPKDGRGVPFWIDIVDNEVRITDQLIKGLLESYLDREILEKLFISERDKRTR comes from the coding sequence TTGTATAATATTAACGAAGAGCTAAAAGATAAGATAATCAGTTTAAATAAATTATTGTTGGAAAAATACAAGGAAATCTTTACTCTAGATGCTAATACTCTTAGGGAATTCATAAGAAGGGAAGTAGGAGAAATCAAAAAAGTTGATAAGCTGTCTCAGGAAGAGCTAAAAAATTATAATAAAAAGGGAGGCATACTAGGTGTTGATGGTTCCAACAACAGAGTAGGAGGAGCCTATCCCCATTTTGTTGAAATTTACCAAGGCTTGGCTAAGTCCACAATCTACGGAAGCAAGCCTATATATAAAACCGATTTTTATAGCCCTCTTTGTCCTGGAAATGGATATGAGAATGGTTTAGAAAACCCTCTGGAAGAAGACCAGTCCATTAGAAGTAAAAAGTTGTCTGCCATAGAAGTGGAAGTGGCAATAGAAGGAGTTAAGAAATTGAAACCCTATGCAGTGATTATGGATGGTTCCCTTATTCGTTACGATATAGAGTGCCATGCTAAATGGCAGGAGTTGAAAAGGGAGTGTGAAGAAAATAATATAATTTTAATTGGAGTAATCAAAGATATAAAAACCTATATAATAGGAGATTTGTTAGTGAAAAACAATCTATTATCTACAAAGGAGCTGTTCTACGACAGGGAATTATTGTATGGCTTATTGGAATATGGGGAGGCAATTGAAATTCAGAGTGATGTAGCAAAGAAGACCAAGGAAGGCTTTGCCTCGCTGTTTATGAGAAGTTCCTTAGCTCCTAGTGTAATAGGAATGGATATCCTTTATAGCCAAAGGCAGCATTTAGAGGAGATGGCAAGGTTAATATTAACGTTAACCCCCAAGGATGGAAGAGGAGTGCCTTTTTGGATCGATATAGTGGACAACGAAGTCAGAATAACAGACCAATTAATAAAAGGATTGCTGGAATCCTATTTGGATCGGGAAATATTGGAAAAACTATTTATATCTGAAAGAGATAAAAGAACTAGGTAG
- a CDS encoding PSP1 domain-containing protein produces the protein MITVVGVRFKKAGKIYYFDPDGLDINKDDYVVVETARGIEFGNVTVGPKQVTEDEIVSPLKKVLRVAGEEDFIIHQNNKEKAKKAFKICQEKIEEHGLEMKLIDVEYTFDNNKVIFYFTADGRVDFRELVRDLAAIFKTRIELRQIGVRDEAKMIGGLGPCGKPICCATFLGEFEPVSIKMAKEQSLSLNPAKISGLCGRLMCCLKFEQDTYEKLLENMPAIGSIVLTPEGKGTVVETFTLLQMVKVKVKLEDDTDELFNYKVDEIILTDEKDPNYVPVSDEEEYLEGIEGIEEIDEIDEIGDLE, from the coding sequence ATGATAACAGTTGTAGGTGTGAGGTTTAAAAAAGCAGGAAAAATATATTACTTCGATCCAGATGGATTAGATATAAATAAAGATGATTATGTGGTAGTGGAAACTGCAAGGGGCATAGAGTTTGGAAACGTGACAGTAGGTCCTAAGCAGGTTACAGAGGATGAAATAGTCTCCCCTCTAAAAAAGGTATTGAGGGTGGCAGGCGAAGAAGATTTCATCATCCATCAAAACAATAAGGAGAAGGCTAAAAAGGCCTTTAAAATCTGTCAGGAGAAGATAGAGGAACATGGATTGGAGATGAAGTTAATAGATGTAGAATATACCTTCGATAACAATAAGGTTATATTTTATTTTACCGCTGATGGTAGAGTTGATTTCAGGGAACTTGTAAGAGATTTAGCAGCTATTTTTAAGACTAGAATAGAATTGAGGCAAATCGGCGTAAGGGATGAAGCCAAAATGATAGGAGGCCTTGGTCCTTGTGGCAAGCCCATATGTTGTGCCACCTTCTTAGGAGAATTTGAACCTGTATCCATAAAGATGGCAAAGGAGCAAAGCTTATCCCTAAATCCAGCTAAAATATCTGGGTTATGTGGTAGACTTATGTGTTGTCTTAAATTTGAACAGGACACCTATGAAAAATTATTGGAGAACATGCCAGCAATAGGCTCTATAGTGTTAACCCCTGAAGGCAAGGGAACTGTAGTAGAAACCTTTACCCTATTACAAATGGTCAAGGTAAAAGTCAAGCTTGAAGACGATACAGATGAGCTATTTAATTATAAGGTAGATGAGATAATACTTACAGACGAAAAGGATCCTAACTATGTTCCTGTATCAGATGAAGAAGAGTATTTGGAAGGGATAGAAGGAATAGAAGAGATAGATGAAATTGATGAGATAGGAGATTTAGAATAA
- the rsmI gene encoding 16S rRNA (cytidine(1402)-2'-O)-methyltransferase, with protein sequence MSKGILYICPTPIGNLEDITLRTLRILKEVDLIAAEDTRRTIKLLNHYNIKKSLISYHEHNKEARGQLLIEKLNEGMSIGFVTDAGMPGISDPGEDLIRLCIEEDIKVIVLPGPTASITALVNSGLPTGKFVFEGFFPSKRKERIKELERLKGEKRTMIIYEAPHRLLSLLKDIYEVLGDRRIAISRELTKIYEETFRGCVSEGIKKFEFQEPKGEFVLILEGAKIEEGDLFSDISIKEHIELYIKEGLTKKEAIKKVAEIRGIPKNLVYKESLK encoded by the coding sequence ATGAGTAAAGGGATTCTATATATATGTCCTACCCCCATAGGAAATTTGGAAGATATTACCCTTAGAACCTTAAGAATATTAAAAGAAGTAGATTTGATAGCAGCAGAAGACACTAGGCGTACCATTAAATTATTAAATCATTACAACATAAAAAAATCTTTAATATCTTATCATGAACACAATAAGGAAGCTAGAGGGCAATTATTAATAGAAAAACTAAATGAAGGCATGAGCATTGGTTTTGTTACCGATGCAGGTATGCCTGGCATATCAGACCCAGGGGAGGACTTAATTCGATTATGTATAGAAGAGGATATAAAGGTTATAGTTCTTCCAGGGCCTACTGCATCTATAACTGCTTTAGTTAATTCAGGCCTTCCAACAGGGAAATTCGTATTTGAAGGTTTTTTTCCTTCTAAAAGGAAGGAGCGTATTAAGGAACTGGAAAGGTTAAAGGGAGAAAAGAGAACTATGATAATTTACGAAGCACCCCATAGGCTTCTATCCCTTTTAAAGGATATATATGAGGTTTTAGGAGATAGAAGGATAGCTATATCCAGAGAATTAACTAAAATCTATGAGGAAACATTTAGGGGATGTGTATCGGAAGGAATAAAAAAGTTTGAATTTCAGGAGCCTAAAGGGGAATTCGTTTTAATATTAGAAGGGGCAAAAATTGAGGAAGGGGATTTATTTTCCGATATAAGTATTAAGGAGCATATAGAATTATATATAAAGGAAGGGCTTACCAAAAAGGAAGCTATAAAGAAGGTTGCAGAAATAAGGGGGATACCGAAGAATTTAGTTTACAAGGAGAGCTTAAAATAA
- a CDS encoding sigma factor G inhibitor Gin: MNCKLCNQKRENTINLLGVNICKGCFNTITHIPISHKKYDYYKELIKEILKEYMCQRTNLDPVE; encoded by the coding sequence ATGAATTGTAAACTTTGTAACCAGAAGAGAGAGAATACCATAAACTTACTAGGAGTAAATATTTGTAAGGGCTGCTTTAATACCATAACTCATATACCCATTTCCCATAAGAAATATGATTACTATAAGGAATTGATAAAGGAAATATTAAAAGAATATATGTGCCAGAGGACAAATTTAGACCCCGTTGAATAA